The Peribacillus sp. FSL E2-0218 genome contains a region encoding:
- a CDS encoding GntR family transcriptional regulator: MMKKRDFIADDILSKIYQNTYKAGQKIPTERDLANQYDVSRYTIREALKKLMNIGCIRIIQGSGIFVNDTKYKSPLIYNSLTEKKFKDIQSEIIYLKKIKPDQTFEKIFDINGEQKKLWEYKRVRIADYQKRQIETSRLPCSFFPHLNKEEVKKSVHDYVQQCGYQISHFITTYSAVNVSKEDAELLNCKKGVAAMKIINRGILQNGRVFEYSEMINLDYSCSYFTPFNPYSHQHRKT, translated from the coding sequence ATGATGAAAAAACGTGATTTTATTGCAGATGATATTCTAAGTAAAATTTATCAAAATACTTATAAAGCTGGTCAAAAAATCCCTACCGAAAGGGATCTGGCAAATCAATATGATGTATCCAGATACACAATTCGCGAGGCATTAAAAAAACTTATGAATATTGGATGTATCAGAATTATTCAAGGTTCGGGTATATTCGTCAATGATACAAAATATAAAAGTCCATTAATTTACAATTCATTAACAGAAAAGAAATTCAAAGATATACAATCCGAAATTATCTATCTTAAAAAGATTAAACCTGATCAAACATTTGAAAAAATTTTTGATATAAATGGAGAACAGAAGAAATTATGGGAATATAAACGGGTTCGAATTGCCGATTACCAAAAAAGGCAAATTGAAACTTCAAGATTACCATGCTCTTTTTTCCCACACCTTAATAAAGAAGAAGTTAAAAAATCAGTTCATGACTATGTACAACAATGCGGCTATCAAATATCTCATTTCATCACAACATACAGCGCAGTAAATGTAAGCAAAGAGGATGCTGAGCTTCTAAATTGCAAGAAAGGGGTTGCCGCGATGAAAATCATAAACAGAGGAATTCTTCAAAATGGCAGAGTGTTTGAATATAGTGAAATGATTAATTTAGATTATTCATGTTCCTATTTTACACCGTTTAACCCTTATAGTCATCAACACCGAAAAACCTAA
- a CDS encoding galactokinase: MDTTLLKTKFKTVFSRQDGEVFFAPGRINLIGEHTDYNGGHVFPCAITIGTYAVSAKREDSQIRFYSENFPEIGMICFDLFDLAYRKEGNWTNYPKGMIRYLKDAGHEIDSGLDILFNGNIPTGAGLSSSASIEMLTGVILREIFALDVSDLDLVLTGKKVENEFIGVNSGIMDQFAVQKGKEDMAILLDCVTLGYEMIPLVLDGYKIVIMNTNKRRELATSKYNERRSECEAALSELRQYRNVNSLGELTLKEFEKLEGYLSNETLRKRARHGISENERTVLAAKALKANELKTFGELMNASHRSLRDDYEVTGIELDVLSEAAWEEGALGARMTGAGFGGCAIAIVESEKTESFIQSVSAKYLGKIGYEASFYIVDISDGAKKWKVG; the protein is encoded by the coding sequence ATGGATACCACATTATTGAAAACAAAATTCAAAACCGTTTTCAGTCGACAAGACGGGGAAGTATTTTTTGCACCGGGGCGGATTAACCTGATCGGAGAGCATACGGATTATAATGGAGGACATGTTTTTCCATGTGCCATTACAATCGGAACGTATGCAGTAAGTGCAAAAAGAGAGGATAGTCAAATTCGATTCTACTCGGAAAATTTTCCGGAAATAGGCATGATTTGTTTTGACCTTTTCGATTTAGCTTACAGAAAAGAGGGTAACTGGACCAATTATCCAAAGGGCATGATCCGTTATCTCAAAGATGCTGGTCATGAAATCGACAGTGGATTGGATATTTTGTTTAATGGCAACATCCCGACCGGTGCTGGATTAAGCTCTTCCGCTTCAATTGAAATGCTGACAGGTGTAATCTTACGAGAAATATTCGCATTGGATGTTTCTGATCTTGATTTAGTTTTGACGGGAAAAAAAGTTGAAAATGAATTTATCGGTGTGAATTCAGGCATTATGGATCAGTTTGCCGTGCAAAAAGGAAAAGAAGATATGGCCATTTTACTGGATTGTGTAACCCTGGGCTACGAAATGATCCCCCTTGTTTTAGATGGATACAAAATAGTCATCATGAATACGAACAAGCGCCGCGAGCTTGCGACTTCAAAATATAATGAACGTCGTTCTGAATGTGAAGCGGCTCTTTCGGAACTACGGCAATACCGGAATGTGAACTCGCTTGGAGAACTGACATTGAAGGAATTTGAAAAGCTGGAAGGATATCTATCGAATGAAACGTTACGGAAAAGGGCGCGTCATGGGATCAGTGAAAACGAACGGACAGTACTAGCTGCAAAGGCATTAAAGGCAAACGAATTGAAAACGTTTGGGGAACTGATGAATGCTTCGCACAGATCATTGCGTGATGATTATGAAGTGACGGGCATTGAATTGGATGTGTTATCCGAAGCGGCCTGGGAGGAAGGAGCCCTTGGCGCAAGGATGACAGGTGCCGGTTTCGGCGGCTGCGCGATAGCGATCGTGGAAAGCGAAAAAACGGAAAGCTTCATCCAGAGCGTTTCAGCTAAATATCTCGGCAAAATAGGATATGAAGCTTCATTTTATATTGTGGATATTAGCGATGGCGCTAAGAAATGGAAGGTGGGATAA
- a CDS encoding PTS lactose transporter subunit IIBC, with protein MNGVIKQIEKGKPFFEKISRNIYLGAIRDGFLAAMPVILFASMFILVAAVPEVFGYTWPENVSTWLWKVYNYSMGIVGLLVSATTARSLSESVNRRMPKNQYINSTSTMLASIVGFLVLSVTQIDGGFSSEYLGTKGLLAAFVSAFITVNLYKFCALKNITIKMPKEVPGTISQTFKDVFPFAFSVLAMVIMDLIVRGTLGVPFAEALATLLSPLFTAADGYLGICIIWGMMALFWFAGVHGPSIVEPAIAAIIYANVATNLQLHDAGEQASNVLTVGLGNFVGTMGGTGATLVVPFIFLLLARSKQLKAVGKASVVPVCFAVNEPLLFAAPMILNPYFFIPFLMTPMINVCLFKFFVDVIGMNSFIYVLPWATPAPIGLILGTGMGLWALVLAILLIVVDFLIYLPFCKAYDNELLAKEAKNAELEAAVGVSRAAQPAMVGATGTDTFAIMNNNAQVEESAPTLEKSINVLVLCAGAGTSAMLANALTEGAKQYNVPITASAGAYGSHYEIMKDFDMVILAPQVGSYYDDIKEDTDRLNIKLAATKGAEYINLTRNSQKAIDFVLEQVK; from the coding sequence ATGAACGGTGTAATCAAGCAAATCGAAAAAGGAAAACCTTTTTTTGAAAAAATTTCAAGAAACATTTATTTAGGGGCAATTCGTGACGGTTTCCTAGCCGCCATGCCGGTCATATTGTTTGCGAGTATGTTTATTCTTGTTGCGGCTGTACCGGAAGTATTCGGTTATACTTGGCCTGAAAATGTATCCACTTGGCTTTGGAAAGTGTACAACTATTCAATGGGAATCGTGGGACTGCTTGTTTCTGCCACAACGGCAAGATCTCTGAGTGAATCGGTAAATCGCAGAATGCCAAAAAATCAGTATATTAACTCTACTTCCACAATGCTCGCTTCCATCGTTGGTTTTTTAGTTTTAAGTGTTACTCAAATCGATGGCGGTTTTTCATCGGAATATCTCGGTACAAAAGGTCTTTTAGCCGCTTTTGTATCTGCTTTCATTACGGTCAATCTTTATAAGTTCTGTGCACTTAAAAATATAACGATTAAAATGCCAAAAGAAGTTCCAGGAACGATATCGCAAACGTTTAAGGATGTCTTTCCATTCGCCTTTTCCGTTCTTGCCATGGTTATCATGGATTTAATCGTTAGAGGTACACTTGGGGTCCCTTTTGCAGAAGCACTCGCTACTCTGCTGTCTCCGTTATTCACAGCTGCTGATGGGTACCTGGGAATCTGCATCATTTGGGGAATGATGGCACTATTTTGGTTTGCCGGGGTACACGGACCTTCTATAGTGGAGCCAGCTATTGCCGCCATTATTTACGCTAATGTAGCCACAAACTTACAGCTTCATGATGCCGGTGAGCAAGCATCCAACGTGCTTACGGTCGGACTTGGAAACTTTGTCGGTACTATGGGAGGGACCGGTGCTACCCTTGTCGTTCCGTTTATTTTCCTTCTTCTTGCTAGATCAAAACAGCTGAAAGCAGTCGGAAAAGCATCCGTAGTACCCGTGTGTTTTGCCGTTAATGAACCGCTTTTATTTGCTGCACCAATGATTTTAAATCCTTATTTCTTCATTCCGTTTTTAATGACGCCAATGATTAATGTTTGCTTGTTCAAGTTCTTCGTTGACGTTATCGGGATGAACAGCTTCATTTATGTCCTGCCATGGGCAACACCAGCACCAATCGGCTTAATACTTGGTACAGGTATGGGACTCTGGGCTTTGGTTCTTGCAATCTTATTAATCGTCGTCGATTTCCTTATTTACCTTCCGTTCTGTAAAGCCTATGACAACGAATTGCTGGCAAAAGAAGCAAAAAATGCTGAATTGGAAGCAGCTGTTGGAGTTTCCCGAGCAGCGCAACCTGCAATGGTCGGTGCAACAGGAACAGATACATTCGCCATCATGAACAACAATGCTCAAGTGGAGGAATCCGCACCAACGCTGGAGAAAAGCATCAACGTCTTGGTGCTGTGTGCCGGAGCGGGAACAAGTGCCATGTTAGCTAATGCATTAACGGAAGGCGCTAAACAATACAATGTCCCGATCACTGCATCAGCAGGTGCTTACGGTTCTCATTACGAGATCATGAAAGACTTCGATATGGTGATTTTAGCTCCGCAAGTAGGATCATATTATGATGACATTAAAGAAGACACAGACCGTTTAAACATTAAACTCGCTGCCACAAAAGGGGCAGAATATATCAATCTCACTAGAAATTCGCAAAAAGCCATTGATTTTGTCCTGGAACAGGTCAAATAA
- a CDS encoding PTS lactose/cellobiose transporter subunit IIA, translating to MNKEEIQMLGFEIVAYAGDARSSLLTLLKEVRAGNFDNVEAGLKSADENLHLAHNAQTKILSEEAAGKDMDIGFIFIHGQDHLMTTLLLRELIQDFIELYRKNR from the coding sequence ATGAATAAAGAAGAAATACAAATGCTCGGTTTTGAAATTGTTGCTTATGCTGGGGATGCTAGAAGTTCATTATTAACATTACTAAAAGAAGTGCGTGCCGGAAACTTTGATAATGTGGAGGCAGGCCTAAAAAGTGCCGATGAAAACTTACATCTCGCCCACAATGCACAGACGAAGATTCTATCGGAAGAAGCCGCAGGAAAAGATATGGATATAGGATTTATTTTCATACACGGCCAAGACCACTTAATGACAACTTTGCTTCTTCGTGAACTCATCCAAGATTTCATTGAACTCTATCGTAAAAACCGTTAA
- the lacG gene encoding 6-phospho-beta-galactosidase: MLKLPSDFILGGATAAYQAEGATKEGGKGPVAWDEFLEKQGRFSPDPASDFYHQYPEDIKLCKKFGINGIRLSIAWTRIFPNGSGEVNQEGVDFYHDVFAECQKHNVVPFVTLHHFDTPKELFDKGDFLNRETLEAFVDYAEFCFNEFTEVKNWSTFNEIYPVATNQYLLGVFPPSIKSDFTKIIQCLHNMMVAHAMTVNLFKENNYPGEIGVVHSLETKYPASDSEEDRHACFLDDALSVRFLLDATYLGYYSEKTMLALDEICQANGAKYEFLDSDFEIMKKASTRNDYLGINHYQCHFVKAYDGETMIHHNGTGDKGTSVYKVKGIGERIYKEGLKRTDWDWLIYPEGMYDILIRIKQDYPDYNKIYITENGMGYKDEFDDGIIMDKPRMEYLKVYLEAISKAITDGVNVKGYFLWSLMDLFSWTNGYNKRYGLFYVDFETQKRYPKESAYWYKLVSETKTIV; encoded by the coding sequence ATGCTGAAATTACCAAGTGATTTTATTTTAGGCGGTGCCACAGCAGCGTATCAAGCAGAAGGTGCAACAAAAGAAGGCGGAAAAGGACCTGTTGCTTGGGATGAATTTCTAGAAAAGCAAGGAAGATTCAGTCCTGATCCTGCAAGTGATTTTTATCATCAATACCCGGAAGATATAAAGTTATGTAAAAAATTTGGCATAAATGGCATTCGCCTTTCCATTGCTTGGACAAGAATTTTTCCAAATGGCTCAGGAGAAGTCAATCAGGAAGGCGTCGATTTCTATCATGATGTTTTCGCAGAATGCCAAAAACATAACGTCGTTCCTTTTGTTACGCTCCATCATTTCGATACACCAAAAGAATTATTCGATAAAGGTGATTTTTTAAATCGTGAAACACTAGAAGCTTTTGTTGACTATGCAGAGTTTTGTTTTAATGAATTTACCGAAGTTAAAAATTGGAGTACGTTTAATGAAATCTATCCCGTTGCGACAAACCAGTATTTACTCGGTGTGTTTCCTCCATCTATCAAAAGCGACTTCACAAAGATCATTCAATGCTTACATAATATGATGGTGGCGCATGCAATGACGGTTAACTTATTCAAGGAAAATAACTATCCTGGTGAAATTGGCGTCGTCCACTCGTTGGAAACAAAATACCCTGCCAGTGACTCAGAAGAAGACCGTCATGCCTGTTTCCTGGATGACGCGTTATCAGTCAGGTTTCTCCTTGATGCCACTTACCTCGGTTATTATTCGGAGAAAACCATGCTTGCACTGGATGAGATCTGTCAGGCAAATGGTGCGAAATACGAGTTTTTGGACAGTGATTTTGAAATCATGAAAAAAGCTTCAACACGAAATGATTATCTCGGCATCAATCATTATCAATGCCATTTCGTTAAAGCATACGACGGAGAAACCATGATTCATCATAATGGCACCGGCGACAAAGGAACCTCGGTTTATAAAGTAAAAGGGATTGGTGAAAGGATTTACAAAGAAGGACTGAAAAGAACGGATTGGGACTGGCTCATCTATCCTGAAGGAATGTATGACATTCTCATCCGTATTAAACAAGATTATCCAGATTATAACAAAATATACATTACGGAAAATGGCATGGGCTATAAAGATGAATTCGATGACGGAATCATCATGGACAAACCAAGAATGGAATATTTAAAAGTTTATTTGGAAGCCATTAGTAAAGCTATCACTGATGGTGTCAATGTAAAAGGGTATTTTTTATGGTCCTTAATGGATTTATTTTCTTGGACAAACGGTTATAACAAACGTTATGGTCTTTTCTACGTCGATTTTGAAACCCAAAAACGATATCCGAAAGAATCCGCCTACTGGTACAAGCTTGTAAGTGAAACGAAAACGATCGTTTAA
- a CDS encoding DeoR/GlpR family DNA-binding transcription regulator translates to MLKKERLLKIIDIVNSKGIITVNEIMDELDVSDMTVRRDLEELDKAGKIVRIHGGAQSISHSIDRELSHHEKLGVQVEAKGKIAELAASYVEDGDTVFLGPGTTIELLAKYLLNKRIRIITNNYPVFNILTHCEAADIILIGGDYRKNTGAFVGPIANNTLQKFNFTKAFISANGIHNDEISTYSVEEGEAHQIALNNSRTKFLLVDNKKFNREDFYVFYDLHDMDYLITDDNVVKDVLAHYEQYVDIKIAEKNE, encoded by the coding sequence GTGTTAAAAAAAGAACGGTTATTAAAGATCATCGATATCGTTAACTCCAAAGGAATCATTACGGTGAATGAGATCATGGATGAACTGGATGTTTCCGATATGACAGTTAGAAGAGATCTAGAGGAACTTGACAAAGCCGGAAAAATCGTTCGCATCCATGGCGGTGCTCAGAGTATTTCCCACTCAATAGATCGAGAGTTATCACATCATGAAAAACTTGGTGTTCAAGTAGAAGCAAAAGGTAAAATTGCAGAGCTGGCTGCATCGTATGTAGAAGACGGCGATACGGTTTTTCTCGGACCAGGTACTACAATTGAACTTTTAGCCAAATATCTATTGAACAAACGAATCAGGATTATTACGAATAACTATCCTGTATTCAATATTTTAACGCATTGCGAAGCGGCAGATATTATCCTGATTGGCGGCGACTATAGAAAAAACACTGGTGCTTTCGTTGGGCCTATTGCCAATAATACTTTGCAAAAATTCAATTTCACGAAGGCTTTCATTAGTGCAAATGGCATTCATAATGATGAAATCTCTACTTATAGTGTCGAAGAAGGAGAAGCACATCAAATTGCGCTGAATAATTCTCGAACCAAATTTTTGTTAGTAGACAATAAAAAATTCAATCGAGAAGATTTTTACGTTTTCTATGATTTACATGATATGGATTATTTGATTACTGATGATAACGTTGTGAAGGATGTCCTAGCCCATTACGAGCAATATGTAGATATCAAAATCGCAGAAAAAAATGAATAG
- a CDS encoding HAD family phosphatase yields the protein MKGIIFDFNGTMFLDSHIHEEAWFYMVKKYSPKAISDTDILLNIHGRTNKEILTHFISKELTNAQIEKMSFEKEAYYRELCLKNKDELKLTNGLADMLNQLKASGMPITIATATVKENVQFYFDIFQLDQWFDFDKVTFDDGSFPGKPEPDIFIIAAKKLGLIPIECLVIEDAFSGLTAAKKAGIGKIIAIDPFGKNRSLFEEKQLGSDGIITDFTKFFEVIAS from the coding sequence TTGAAAGGAATTATTTTTGATTTTAATGGCACCATGTTTCTAGATTCGCATATTCACGAAGAGGCATGGTTTTACATGGTAAAGAAATATTCCCCTAAGGCCATATCGGATACAGATATTTTGCTTAACATTCATGGAAGAACGAATAAGGAAATCCTTACCCATTTTATCTCAAAAGAGTTGACAAATGCGCAAATCGAAAAGATGTCTTTTGAAAAAGAAGCCTACTACAGGGAATTATGTCTGAAGAACAAGGATGAACTAAAGCTGACCAATGGCCTCGCGGACATGTTAAATCAGCTGAAAGCTTCAGGAATGCCCATCACCATTGCGACCGCTACGGTAAAGGAAAATGTTCAATTTTACTTTGATATTTTTCAATTGGACCAGTGGTTTGATTTTGACAAAGTGACCTTTGATGACGGGAGCTTCCCTGGCAAGCCGGAACCGGATATATTCATTATTGCGGCGAAGAAATTAGGGCTTATACCAATTGAATGCTTAGTAATTGAAGATGCTTTTTCGGGACTTACAGCAGCGAAGAAAGCAGGAATCGGCAAGATCATCGCCATCGATCCATTCGGTAAAAATCGCTCGTTATTCGAAGAAAAACAACTAGGAAGCGATGGAATCATAACCGATTTCACTAAATTTTTTGAAGTGATTGCAAGTTAA
- a CDS encoding spore germination protein: MSKKDLQETIQENISDLKKTFHHTSDLTVRKIKTGFKSSVEINIVYLDGIIDTDLIQEYVVKPLLEPFKTVKCNELLTDQINERLIEAADVKTTTQYIDVIEAIVKGNTIILINGHRKGIIVPSANWKERSLEESLGERSQMGPIVGLTEQMKTNINMLRSTIKTPDFCVEPMEFGTFSKTAVSILFIEGIVDKGILKEVRKRLKSLKIKYLLNSKVVEDVLEGKPRTIFNLARTSGRIDGVVSSLYEGKVAIIVDGFPSAIIAPTLFMDLLQAPDEYHVKAGRFSNRLIRMICFFLAVYLPGVYIAIANFHKGDLTNKISKALITKNELLPTFWEIALLLFIIRILLDASYRIPKASVILLSLIGTIVIGETAVTAKLIHPLSLIIVGITTISSFLLANRGMLAAESTLRPLFLIIAYFYGFNGLIIAATIKIIYMARLKSLGVPYLSPLLPFRIQEWKDTIYRGDLQTLINSKHTYPEEND, translated from the coding sequence ATGAGTAAAAAAGATTTGCAGGAAACCATTCAAGAAAATATTAGCGATCTAAAGAAAACATTTCATCATACATCTGATCTTACCGTTAGAAAGATAAAAACGGGCTTCAAGAGTTCTGTCGAAATCAACATTGTCTATTTGGATGGAATTATTGATACAGACCTCATACAGGAATATGTTGTCAAACCATTATTGGAGCCTTTCAAGACTGTAAAGTGTAATGAATTACTTACTGATCAAATTAATGAAAGATTGATTGAAGCTGCTGATGTGAAAACCACGACTCAGTACATAGACGTAATAGAAGCTATCGTAAAAGGAAATACCATTATATTGATTAATGGCCATCGAAAAGGAATTATCGTACCATCAGCCAATTGGAAGGAAAGAAGCCTTGAAGAATCACTAGGGGAACGTTCTCAAATGGGTCCCATTGTTGGTCTGACAGAACAAATGAAAACAAATATTAATATGTTAAGAAGTACCATTAAAACTCCTGATTTCTGTGTAGAACCAATGGAATTTGGAACATTCTCGAAAACAGCCGTTTCAATATTATTTATAGAAGGGATTGTGGATAAAGGAATTTTAAAAGAAGTACGAAAGAGGCTAAAAAGCCTAAAAATAAAATATTTGCTAAATTCAAAAGTTGTGGAAGATGTATTGGAAGGAAAACCAAGAACCATTTTCAATTTAGCAAGAACTTCAGGACGAATTGATGGAGTTGTATCCTCATTATATGAAGGAAAAGTAGCAATTATAGTGGATGGTTTCCCTAGTGCAATTATTGCACCTACACTTTTTATGGATTTATTACAGGCGCCGGATGAGTATCACGTAAAAGCGGGTCGCTTTTCAAATCGATTAATAAGAATGATTTGCTTTTTCTTAGCTGTATACCTACCTGGTGTTTATATCGCGATAGCAAATTTTCATAAAGGAGATTTAACTAATAAAATTTCGAAGGCACTCATAACTAAAAATGAGTTATTACCAACCTTTTGGGAAATAGCTCTTCTCTTATTTATCATAAGAATCTTATTGGATGCATCTTATCGTATTCCGAAGGCTTCAGTGATTTTGCTTTCCTTGATCGGAACTATCGTAATAGGCGAAACAGCTGTTACGGCAAAACTAATTCATCCACTTAGTCTCATAATCGTAGGTATAACGACTATTTCTAGTTTTCTACTCGCCAACAGAGGAATGCTAGCTGCTGAAAGTACTTTAAGACCGCTTTTTTTGATTATTGCTTATTTTTATGGATTTAATGGATTAATCATTGCTGCAACAATTAAAATAATATATATGGCAAGACTTAAATCTTTAGGTGTTCCCTATCTTTCGCCTTTGCTTCCGTTTAGGATACAGGAATGGAAAGATACAATATATAGGGGAGATTTACAGACACTAATTAATAGCAAACACACTTATCCTGAGGAGAATGATTGA
- a CDS encoding IS1182 family transposase: protein MLSKHDSIQRDQLEMITLDQLVPPNHLVRKMEAAIDFTFIYDLVKDMYSEVGRPSIDPVILVKLTFIQYTFGIRSMRKTIEEVETNMAYRWFLGYGFHDKVPHFSTFGKNYERRFKDTDLFEQIFCRILMTAANKKVISVEHVFVDSTHVKASANKRKFEKKIVRKETRAYQGRLQEEINQDRENHGKKPFPPDKFDKEETKAIKESTTDPESGYYVKDERTKQFAYSFHAAADGNGFVLGTIVTPGNTHDSHILEPLVEQVIEKVGKPEAVAADAAYKTPAITSYLFNKEITPALPYTRPRTKEGFFRKHDYVYDEHFDCYLCPSGETLKYSTTNKEGYREYKSPKQICATCSFLSRCTESKDHQKVVTRHIWQAYVEEADHLRHHQEVKPIYAKRKETIERVFADAKEKHGMRWTTLRGLKKLSMQAMLTFAAMNLKKMATWTWQGPKMA from the coding sequence ATGCTTTCTAAACATGATTCTATTCAGCGAGATCAACTTGAAATGATTACTTTAGATCAACTGGTGCCACCGAACCATTTGGTTCGTAAAATGGAGGCTGCCATTGACTTCACTTTCATTTATGACTTGGTGAAAGATATGTACTCAGAGGTAGGACGCCCAAGTATTGATCCAGTTATTTTAGTTAAACTGACTTTCATTCAATATACCTTCGGTATTCGTTCCATGCGTAAAACGATTGAAGAAGTTGAAACCAATATGGCTTACCGTTGGTTCTTAGGCTATGGTTTCCATGATAAAGTACCTCATTTCTCTACGTTCGGAAAAAATTATGAGCGACGCTTTAAAGATACAGACCTGTTTGAACAGATTTTCTGTCGCATTTTAATGACAGCTGCTAATAAAAAGGTAATAAGTGTAGAACACGTTTTCGTGGATTCCACACATGTGAAAGCCAGTGCGAATAAACGGAAATTTGAAAAGAAAATCGTTCGTAAAGAAACACGAGCGTATCAAGGACGTCTTCAAGAAGAAATCAATCAAGATCGTGAAAACCATGGAAAGAAGCCTTTTCCACCAGATAAATTTGATAAGGAAGAAACCAAAGCAATTAAAGAAAGTACTACGGATCCTGAGAGTGGCTACTATGTGAAAGATGAACGAACAAAACAGTTTGCCTATTCATTCCATGCGGCCGCAGACGGCAACGGTTTTGTATTGGGAACGATTGTAACACCTGGTAATACACATGACAGTCATATTTTGGAGCCACTTGTTGAGCAAGTGATTGAGAAAGTTGGAAAACCAGAAGCAGTTGCCGCAGATGCAGCTTATAAAACACCAGCGATTACAAGCTACCTATTTAACAAAGAAATCACACCTGCTTTACCCTATACACGTCCTCGTACAAAAGAAGGATTCTTTCGCAAACATGACTATGTTTACGATGAACACTTTGATTGTTACCTTTGCCCTTCGGGAGAAACTTTAAAGTACTCAACAACAAATAAAGAGGGCTATCGCGAGTACAAATCGCCCAAACAAATTTGTGCAACATGCTCATTTTTATCACGGTGTACGGAAAGCAAAGACCATCAAAAAGTAGTGACACGGCATATCTGGCAAGCATATGTGGAAGAAGCAGATCATCTGCGTCATCATCAAGAGGTAAAACCTATATATGCGAAACGCAAAGAAACGATTGAGCGTGTATTCGCAGATGCAAAAGAAAAGCATGGTATGCGTTGGACTACTTTAAGGGGACTTAAAAAATTGTCGATGCAGGCGATGCTTACTTTCGCTGCCATGAATTTAAAGAAGATGGCCACTTGGACATGGCAAGGTCCTAAAATGGCTTAA
- a CDS encoding cell wall hydrolase, which yields MARVAYRSADVDLMARMMRAEAEGEGNQGMLYVGNVIVNRVVADCTDFNELKTVRDVIFHVQGGNYSFEAVQKGNVFYQRPRESERRLARRNLDSWREHPAKFALWYFNPYGPCPSTWYNQPFTGQFKQHCFYEPAPGTCASVYIG from the coding sequence ATGGCAAGAGTAGCTTACCGAAGTGCAGACGTTGATTTAATGGCAAGAATGATGAGGGCGGAGGCTGAAGGCGAAGGAAACCAAGGGATGCTATATGTTGGAAATGTGATTGTTAACCGTGTTGTTGCGGACTGTACGGACTTTAATGAATTGAAAACAGTTCGTGATGTCATTTTTCACGTACAGGGAGGCAATTACTCATTTGAAGCTGTTCAAAAAGGTAATGTATTTTATCAAAGACCGAGAGAATCTGAAAGAAGGTTAGCAAGGAGAAATTTGGATTCTTGGAGAGAGCACCCAGCGAAATTTGCTCTTTGGTACTTTAATCCATACGGTCCATGCCCTTCAACCTGGTATAACCAACCCTTTACTGGTCAATTTAAACAACATTGTTTTTATGAACCAGCACCTGGAACATGTGCGAGTGTTTATATCGGCTAG